Proteins co-encoded in one Nonomuraea helvata genomic window:
- a CDS encoding phage holin family protein, translating to MPQTPEEESLGSLVAQATSQISDLVRSEIELAKAEFRFDAKRVGMAGGLFAAAAFTAHLCLILASFTIAYVLAQWLPNWLAFLIVTVFYLLVAGLLVFIGIRRLKGLAGMKRTARSIKGLKEIATPEDEALPALRPDREPVTRDGT from the coding sequence ATGCCGCAGACTCCCGAGGAAGAATCCCTGGGCTCGCTGGTCGCCCAGGCGACCAGTCAGATCTCGGACCTCGTCCGCTCGGAGATCGAGCTGGCCAAGGCCGAGTTCAGGTTCGACGCCAAGCGGGTCGGCATGGCCGGCGGGCTGTTCGCCGCCGCCGCCTTCACGGCGCACCTGTGCCTGATCCTCGCCTCGTTCACCATCGCGTACGTGCTGGCGCAGTGGCTGCCCAACTGGCTGGCCTTCCTCATCGTGACCGTGTTCTACCTGCTGGTCGCGGGCCTGCTGGTGTTCATCGGGATCAGGCGGCTCAAGGGACTGGCCGGGATGAAGCGGACCGCCAGGTCGATCAAGGGGCTCAAGGAGATCGCCACGCCCGAGGACGAGGCGCTTCCCGCGCTCCGTCCCGATCGGGAGCCGGTGACCCGAGATGGCACCTGA